A region of the Mytilus edulis chromosome 11, xbMytEdul2.2, whole genome shotgun sequence genome:
aatcaacttggatttgatAAACTGtcattaataaaattttattttaaactgatTTCATGTAAAAATTTCGAtttgtaacatttaaaaaaaaaatcaagcgtTAATAAAGTGTAAATATCTCCGTCAATAGCTTTAGTTAGAATGATTTCTACGTAATTAATAATATTTGAAGTAATTATTGTATTTCCTTAGGGTGATAGGCCTCTGCATAAAGGAATCAACTCATACTATAACCAAGGGAACATGGTCATGATGGTGAAAAGTTTGATTCGTCTAGGTGCACATGTGTCAGTCTCAAATAACGAGGTTAGATTTCCAATGCATTTATACATATTTCTGATAATTGATATCATCACTGTTTCACTGTGctctttttttatatgtgtaaAGATAATCCTAAAATTATAATACTGTATCCTCATCATTATATAAGTATAAATTCTTAGttttttataaagttatattactTAACATCagtatataaaatacaaatagcAAAAAGGATTCTAAAATTGTAATtatttgaattcatttattttccttgATACCAATTTTCCTGATTTGATAAAAACTTGTGTTGTCGTGAATATTTTATTCCATGTTATTGTCAAAGTCTGCATATGAGACAATTATTCTTGAAATTTGTATAACCAATAGTGGATAGTGAAAAGACAATAAGACAGGTTTTGTTTTCTAGTTTGTATAGTGCAATGTAAGTGCTGGTGACGGACATTACTTGTAAAAGTATcttctaaatttaaaataaaccctgcatttttttcaatttacggACACTACTTtgatcttattaaatatataaaagaaggcaaccaaaattgttaaaatgcagGCTATTATTCCGTTATCAGAAGGCAAAAaggttttacaattttcacatgATGATAAACGTTCCGGTTGTGACAAATGTGCTAAGCCAAAAAGTCCACAATAGTTCAAAAGAGCTCCAATGACTTTAGTTGGAGCTAATGGGCAAATGGAAAGGATAGCTACATATATCCTTGGGGAGTTGCCCGAAAACAAACATATCTTGGAAGTTTCTGACTACTACAGAAAGTGGAGGGAATCTTTTGCTATGCCAAATATGGAAGCTAAGACTGGGGCTAAGATTATAGATGTAGAAGTCATTGTGAGAATTGGTGTTCCTCATTGGATACACTCAGATCAAGTCAGGCAATTTGAAAGCTTGTTGTTTCAAGAGATATGTTGTATTCTAAACATTGAGAAAGCACGTAACACTCCATATCCAAAATCTGAAAAGTGGAAAGGTTTAATTGAAAATGATACAGCTGAAAACGACCCTTTAGAGACCCCTGATTTACAAGAcattgttttctcgtttgaactattttacattgtcatttcggggcgttttatagctaactatgcggcatacgctttgctcattgttgaaggcaatacggtgaaatatagatgttaatttctctgtcattttggtctcttgtgacgagttgtcccattggcaatcatacaacatcttcttttttatatgtattctGTCTCATTGTAATGTTTTGTGAGGACATGATTTGACTTATTTTCTTTATCTTAATAGCCAAATCCCCTTGATATGTTCTCCAtggttttttgtttatatttatgccAATACAGTATTTTTTTgtaggaaaaacaaatataaatcacaaaattatagaattctaaacggaaagtccctaattaaaaggcaaaatcaaaatgtcaaacacatcaaacaacttGACAACAACTTGCATATTCCTTAGGAAAGGTTCCATTGTTTTATTATGTCATATTAAAAGACGAAGCAGCGGACAACTGCTATTTTAATGTCACTGATCTTTTGATCGGTAAACCAGTTACACCATTGATGTCAACGCTGTGTGAAACGACAGAACAACTTACACTGTTTTTGCTATAAAGGGTGATGCAGAAAATGTTAATTATGTTAAAGTCAACGCCGCAGTTATTATGTTCGAGCTACTatctttttaatttgatatacatTGTTGTACTGAATGAAGTCTGTGTGTTTATCCATTTTACGATTACCGCTCGCCTTGTTTTGAATTGTTATCGTGTTGGACCCCAGTTCTTTTGTAATTCTTCACAGTTTCTATTTCTGAAACAAGTGTCAATTTAATAGATCTAATGTTTCATTTGATAATCAATATTAACAAATCTATGGTTTAGCATCGGATGTAATACACCTCGGGATACAACTTGTTTGGATGACAATTAAGTAACAAAATACCaaccaaaagaagaaaaaaatgaagagGAATAAAGTTTAACTATGGGATTCTACATACACTTCATTCATTCCATAAGTAACTATTAAATGACTATCATACGAACATCACAACTCTTAAAATGAAAGAGTATGTATATGTAGCCCTTAAAAACTATGTTTAGTTATTTGGAATATAAATCAGCGCAGGAAATGTATTCCTCACATAGATAGtatctaaaatctaaaataaattgaGTAAGTGTTTTTGATTTACGGTCACTA
Encoded here:
- the LOC139494637 gene encoding putative ankyrin repeat protein RF_0580, giving the protein MSDLHKKLYDAVSKNNVAEVSELLGRGASVNYQGDYYGDTPLHKAATERNVEIAELLIRNKADVNAPDNFGDRPLHKGINSYYNQGNMVMMVKSLIRLGAHVSVSNNEKATKIVKMQAIIPLSEGKKVLQFSHDDKRSGCDKCAKPKSPQ